The Cololabis saira isolate AMF1-May2022 chromosome 20, fColSai1.1, whole genome shotgun sequence genome includes a window with the following:
- the si:cabz01076231.1 gene encoding calcium-binding protein 2 yields the protein MSKAGERTASTTSAESLGDSKDGGSKSGSASTSPSGSVSEAPKKVKKSKKSPDSMNKVYTSVLNSVFGAERELAPAELDELQEAFKEFDYDQDGYLNYKDVAECMRTMGYMPTEMELLEIVQQIKMRMGGLMDFEDFTELMGPRMMGETTDMLGLKELQSAFVQFDMDGDGKINQEELKEALKTLLGEKLKKGEQEEMLRELDINADGNIDFEEFVMMLSIT from the exons ATGTCCAAAGCAGGAGAGAGGACCGCTTccacaacttctgctgagtccTTGGGAGACAG CAAAGATGGGGGATCTAAATCTGGCTCAGCTTCAACCTCTCCCAGCGGATCGGTCTCTGAAGCACCAAAGAAAGTCAAGAAGTCCAAGAAGAGCCCGGACAGCATGAACAAAGTCTACACTTCTGTGCTAAATAGTGTTTTTGGGGCT GAGAGAGAACTGGCCCCGGCTGAATTAGACG AGTTGCAGGAGGCCTTCAAGGAGTTTGATTACGACCAGGACGGCTACCTGAACTACAAGGATGTGGCTGAGTGCATGAGAACCATGGGCTACATGCCCACGGAGATGGAGCTGCTGGAGATAGTACAGCAGATCAAGATGAGAA TGGGCGGCTTAATGGACTTTGAAGACTTCACTGAGCTGATGGGACCCAGGATGATGGGAGAGACCACCGACATGCTGGGACTCAAGGAGCTCCAGTCTGCCTTTGTACAG TTTGACATGGATGGAGATGGAAAGATCAACCAAGAAGAGTTGAAGGAGGCGCTGAAGACTCTGTTGGGGGAGAAGCTGAAGAAGGGAGAACAAGAGGAGATGTTAAGGGAGCTGGACATTAATGCAGACGGAAACATCGACTTCGAAG AGTTTGTGATGATGCTCTCCATCACCTGA